One window of the Tautonia marina genome contains the following:
- the tssF gene encoding type VI secretion system baseplate subunit TssF, with protein sequence MNDTFLNYYNRELAFIREMGAEFAQAHPQVAELLMLEAGRCADPHVERLLEAFAFLAARLRKKIDDTYPELTDALLEVLYPHYQRPIPSMTIVQFSPTTDPSKIVAGYEIERGSQIVSRPLDGVRCQFRTVYPVWLWPVAIESATVMPDRVTIEGKPSGSAAMISLRIRCAAAGDWGSLEGFDRLRFFLDGGEPVPSTVYEALFNRLVAIWLRGRTASGEEQTISLGPDAVKPVGFEPDDGMVPYPERSFPGYRLLQEFFAFPLKFQFFDLTGLDRITDSGFVGPVEVMFFLDQPPHTDVTLRPENFRLGCSPAVNLFKKVAEPVRLDRLRSEYRLVPDVEHPLSFEVYSVDWVESVGSYLNGSVTYQPFYALRHADRDRGHQAYWFARRQPSLRAGDSGTDVELTFVNPSFSPTTPSTEKVTASLTCCNRDIPARLPFGGDQDVVSLEAEAPVGRVRLLTRPTKTLRPPLGRDTQWRAISALALNHLSLAESGPGIEALREVLAAYDFADSAVTRKQIGGITGVASRRIAGRTGNRLGKAVSLGIEIELTFDESAYSGATAFLMATVLERFLGSYVTVNSFSRLVARRKQHEGVWKRWAPRSGDRTLL encoded by the coding sequence ATGAACGACACCTTCCTCAATTATTACAACCGTGAACTTGCTTTTATTCGTGAAATGGGAGCCGAGTTCGCCCAGGCCCATCCTCAAGTCGCCGAACTCTTGATGCTCGAGGCGGGTCGCTGCGCGGACCCCCATGTGGAGCGCCTGCTTGAAGCCTTTGCGTTCCTCGCGGCTCGCTTACGAAAGAAAATTGATGACACCTACCCGGAACTGACCGACGCTCTTCTGGAGGTGCTTTACCCACATTACCAGCGACCGATTCCCTCCATGACCATCGTTCAGTTCTCTCCCACGACGGATCCTTCGAAAATCGTTGCGGGCTATGAGATCGAGCGCGGGTCCCAGATCGTCTCTCGCCCCCTCGATGGCGTACGGTGCCAGTTCCGCACCGTTTATCCGGTCTGGCTCTGGCCGGTTGCAATCGAATCCGCCACGGTCATGCCAGACCGAGTCACCATCGAGGGGAAGCCGTCGGGCTCGGCGGCGATGATCAGCCTTCGGATTCGGTGCGCCGCGGCCGGAGACTGGGGGAGTCTCGAAGGATTTGATCGGCTCCGATTCTTCCTCGATGGCGGTGAACCGGTCCCCTCGACCGTCTATGAAGCGCTCTTTAATCGACTGGTTGCGATCTGGCTCCGAGGTCGAACGGCTTCGGGTGAGGAACAGACGATTTCGCTCGGCCCCGATGCAGTCAAGCCCGTCGGTTTCGAGCCTGATGACGGCATGGTTCCCTACCCGGAGCGATCGTTCCCCGGCTATCGGTTACTTCAAGAGTTTTTTGCGTTTCCTCTGAAATTCCAGTTCTTTGACCTCACGGGACTGGACCGGATCACCGACTCCGGATTCGTTGGACCGGTCGAGGTGATGTTCTTCCTCGATCAACCACCCCATACCGACGTCACGCTCCGTCCCGAGAACTTTCGTCTGGGATGTTCCCCCGCGGTCAACCTATTCAAGAAGGTTGCAGAGCCAGTCCGACTGGATCGACTGCGGAGTGAGTATCGCCTGGTCCCCGACGTCGAACACCCCTTGAGTTTCGAGGTCTACTCGGTTGACTGGGTCGAGAGCGTAGGTTCCTATCTCAATGGATCGGTGACCTACCAGCCGTTCTACGCGCTCCGACACGCCGACCGCGATCGAGGTCACCAGGCATACTGGTTCGCCCGGCGACAGCCTTCACTCCGAGCGGGAGACTCAGGCACCGATGTTGAACTCACCTTTGTGAACCCCTCGTTCTCCCCGACAACCCCCTCCACTGAAAAGGTGACCGCCTCCTTGACGTGCTGCAACCGAGATATTCCCGCCCGATTACCGTTTGGAGGAGACCAGGATGTTGTCTCGCTGGAGGCCGAAGCTCCGGTCGGTCGCGTTCGCTTGCTGACCCGTCCGACCAAAACCCTCCGCCCTCCCTTGGGACGCGATACCCAATGGAGAGCGATCTCGGCCTTGGCGTTGAATCACCTCTCCCTGGCCGAGTCCGGACCTGGAATCGAGGCCCTTCGCGAGGTCCTGGCTGCCTACGACTTCGCGGATTCGGCCGTGACCCGCAAGCAAATTGGTGGGATCACCGGGGTTGCCAGCCGACGAATTGCGGGCCGAACGGGGAATCGTCTCGGAAAAGCAGTCAGTCTTGGGATCGAGATTGAATTGACTTTCGATGAGTCGGCGTACTCTGGAGCCACGGCCTTCCTGATGGCCACCGTCCTGGAACGGTTCCTCGGTTCATACGTCACGGTCAATTCATTCAGCCGACTGGTCGCGCGGCGCAAACAGCACGAGGGAGTCTGGAAGCGATGGGCACCGCGCAGCGGCGATCGAACTCTTCTGTAA